A stretch of the Dioscorea cayenensis subsp. rotundata cultivar TDr96_F1 chromosome 4, TDr96_F1_v2_PseudoChromosome.rev07_lg8_w22 25.fasta, whole genome shotgun sequence genome encodes the following:
- the LOC120258311 gene encoding cinnamoyl-CoA reductase-like SNL6 — protein MPLEAALACFYSFEPNLEECSYDELMAEVEVRAAHNVLEACAQTETVERVVFTSSVTAVVWKEDHKSEAQVDERSWSEPNFCRKFKLWHGLAKTLAEKTAWALAMDRGVDMVSINAGLLLAGAQLSSSSPYLKGAPEMYESGVLVAVDLQYLVDAHICVFENSAAFGRYICFNHTITRPEDALKLAQLLDPSSKPCSPSSDELRIVQQKIQNKKLTELMMEFA, from the exons ATGCCATTAGAGGCTGCTCTTGCTTGTTTCTATTCCTTTGAGCCAAACCTAGAAGAATGTTCATATGAT GAGTTAATGGCAGAAGTGGAAGTCAGAGCAGCTCACAATGTCTTGGAGGCTTGTGCTCAGACAGAGACAGTAGAGAGGGTGGTGTTCACATCATCAGTTACTGCTGTTGTCTGGAAAGAAGATCACAAGTCAGAGGCACAGGTTGATGAAAGAAGTTGGAGTGAACCTAATTTTTGCAGGAAATTCAAG CTATGGCACGGTCTAGCAAAGACAttggccgagaaaactgcatGGGCATTGGCAATGGACCGAGGTGTAGACATGGTGAGTATCAATGCAGGGTTGTTACTCGCCGGAGCTCAATTATCGTCTTCATCTCCATACTTGAAAGGTGCTCCGGAGATGTATGAATCCGGTGTGCTTGTGGCTGTTGATCTTCAGTATCTTGTTGATGCTCACATTTGTGTTTTTGAGAACTCAGCGGCATTTGGCCGATACATCTGCTTCAACCACACCATCACCCGGCCAGAGGATGCTCTCAAGCTCGCTCAATTGTTGGACCCTTCATCCAAACCTTGTTCTCCTTCAAG TGATGAATTGAGGATTGTTCAGCAAAAGATCCAGAACAAGAAGTTAACTGAATTGATGATGGAGTTCGCTTGA
- the LOC120259470 gene encoding uncharacterized protein LOC120259470, which yields MWFEIVCGLVIYKVFTRFIYGHDPIPDLPSDSDLSFSLASRLESIYGGKSFVGLRIPDPETSTRQHIDVVLVTKKEVMVVAVKNIRGFVEVGKDGDWVCVGDKKHKPESFSDPVLEVRRQAEALELYLEQRGLPLPKGGVIGKVLLPNPECRLAYKIASQPEIISFDDWSDLKPEPKSKISSWIKDAFHGGKSDPQDGFYEKLHFILSTAPMWDRLELKGDRFILGEFMEFKGTQGDMQALINVKRSKVSKFIIQSSTMLGLGRSRVQVLYAPRDYRSEGLSASDWKEVAVKPSTEVLFQPRNSKKVKKLRITSIVSVCLSA from the exons atgtggTTCGAGATCGTTTGTGGCCTCGTGATCTACAAAGTCTTCACCCGCTTCATCTACGGCCACGATCCCATCCCCGATCTTCCCTCCGACTCCGACCTCTCCTTCTCCCTCGCTTCCAg GCTTGAGAGTATCTATGGCGGCAAGAGCTTCGTCGGACTTCGGATCCCTGACCCGGAGACCAGCACTCGCCAGCACATTGACGTCGTACTTGTCACGAAGAA GGAGGTGATGGTTGTCGCTGTGAAGAACATTCGTGGGTTCGTTGAGGTTGGGAAGGATGGAGACTGGGTTTGCGTTGGTGATAAGAAGCATAAGCCTGAGAGTTTCTCGGATCCG GTTTTGGAGGTGAGGAGGCAAGCTGAGGCTCTTGAACTGTATTTGGAGCAGAGGGGATTGCCTTTGCCAAAAGGGGGCgtgattggcaaagttttgCTTCCAAATCCTGAATGCAG GCTTGCATATAAGATTGCTAGTCAGCCAGAGATCATTTCTTTTGATGACTGGAGTGATCTTAAGCCAGAACCCAAGAGTAAAATTTCAAGCTGGATAAAAGATGCATTTCATGGAGGAAAAAGTGATCCGCAGGATGGGTTTTATGAAAAGCTTCATTTTATTCTCAGCACAGCACCCATGTGGGACAG GTTAGAGCTTAAAGGTGacagattcattcttggtgaaTTCATGGAATTTAAGGGAACTCAAGGTGATATGCAAGCTTTGATCAATGTGAAGAGATCAAAAGTTAGCAAGTTCATAATCCAAAGTTCAACTATGCTTGGTTTAG GTAGATCTAGGGTTCAGGTACTGTATGCACCCCGTGATTACCGAAGCGAAGGGTTGTCGGCTTCAGATTGGAAAGAGGTTGCTGTTAAGCCAAGTACGGAAGTTTTATTTCAGCCAAGGAATTCTAAAAAAGTCAAGAAATTAAGGATCACAAGCATTGTTTCTGTCTGCCTTAGTGcataa